The genome window atatgaagaaagactggatgaactgggcttgtactcgttggaatttagaagattgaggggggatctgattgaaacgtataaaatcctaaagggattggacaggctagatgcaggaagattgttcccgatgttggggaagtccagaacgaggggtcacagtttgaagataaaggggaagccttttaggaccgagattaggaaaaacttcttcacacagagagtggtgaatctgtgaaattctctgccacaggaaacagttgaggccagttcattggctatatttaagagggagttagatatggcccttgtggctacagggatcagggggtatggagggaaggctggggcggggttctgagttggatgatcagccatgatcatactgaatggcggtgcaggctcgaagggccgaatggcctactcctgcaactattttctatgtttctatgtttctattgatcTCCTTACTTGTCCATATTGAAcaaccctgtttctttccccaacCATCCCCTCCAACCACAGTCAAACCCCACAATGAGATCTTTAGATAGTTTCTGTATCTCATGTCAATCTCTCTGGCATACAGCAGTGTCATAAATGCCAGCACAACCTTCGGCAAATTAAAAAGAGCTCTGATCTAACATAAGCTACCAATCAGCAGTGACTTACACTTCTTGTGCTTCAGATACAACTGTCAAGTGAATACCACAAAGCACTGCAGAAGTTACACTAATGCAGACTCAGTAAACTCTTCTAACTCATTGGCTTAGAATTGCCTATGACTTCCAATAACCTGGACCAGAATTCAGTGGGATTGAGCCTCTAATTACATGGCCCAATTCTGACAACAAATTCCCAAAAACTTAACACTTAACTTTGAACTTACAGTAACTAACTTCCAGATCACAAAACATTTTTGAAGGATATGCTGAAAATCTCCTTATAAAGATGTAATAACTCATGGGAATCCTTGGTCCACGGTGAAAAAAGTGGAAGAATATCTTGGAAAGCCCAGAGCTTTCCAAACTCTTCGgtggtaaaaaaaaagtggatATCTTGTTTGGAATGTTCAGCATTGTGCATTTTAAATTAAGTACTACCTGCCCATTTCTCATGTCTTCGGCCACCTGATTAAGTGGTGGAATTAGGTCATCTGCAATCTAAATAAACTGCCCAAAAAAGGTGTAATATCTATTCTCTAGAAAGGGATATTGTGAGGTTGGAAAAGATCGAATAGGAAACCATAATAAATTTACAAAGATGGTATGAAAATACTCCATAAAAACTATTCCGTTATTTAATAGAAAATACTAATATTAATAACTATTATTAAAAAAACAAACACTTGATTTAAAGAAAGAATGCTTGAAGATGTCACAGAGGAATTACTTCATTTCAACTTACAGACAATATGAGTTACACTTAACCAAAGAACACCTGCCTTGCAGAGTTTGGTTAACTTTAATtatagctttctttacaaccttgaAGTTAAAGAAATGTATGAAAGTATAAGGAGAGCAATTTGTTCAGCATTGCTGTCTACAAAATCTTTACAAAGTAACAGCACTATAGATCGAGCAACAATTACCAGGACAATATTTTAAAAGTGACTTTTCAAATGGCATGTGAATAAGTAATACTTAAGCTTACAgacttaaaaaaaatctttagaaTGCTTAAGTGAGAATTTGAATTAGGGCAACTTTGCTGCTATCCTAGTAGTTAACATGTGGGCAGGCTAGTCAGATTAACTGTGGATTGAGAACCACCTGCAACATGACCCAGTTTTGCAGTGAGTTGACAGCATTGTGATGAAAACAAAGGGTTCATTTGTCACTCCAACCGACTTGAAGGAAGACAACATTTTTTCAGCAGGCATTATTGCAAATAAATTTCATATACTCTGAGGGAAAATAAGAGACATGCAGCACACAAATTACTTCCGTTTCTTCCTAATTAGCTACAGCTAGGTATTGTTAACCGACTGTTCTACTCATCGTTGCTTCTTCTACAGCAAATAATCCACCAGTCACCTCAACCAGGGCTATAGTATGACATCTGTAGATATGAGAATGCGTTAATACAATAAAACGTGAATACAATGGATAACTAAgactgaagcctgtttgaagttcAGTAGTACATACCAATAGAAGATGATTGGGGACTAATCAATAAATCCTCCTGAGTCTGTTCACTTCCTGGTACAGTTTGATGGTCACTAAGTGAACTCTGTGATGCACTGACAGGCTGTGATACAAGGTCATGGCCTTCATCATCACTCAACCTTTCAACTTTGATCCTCACATCATCTTCTAGTATAGGGGGTGACGTTGCTTTTGTACTTTCACAGGCGGTGTACTCGGGCACCCGCCCCGTCACCTCAGTGTTTATGGGCTGTTCCACGACCCTCACACTTTCCGTTGACTTTGCTTTTTCGCTGAGAGTCCGACACTCAGCACCCACAGGGTGTGTCCACTGAAATGACAGTGATGAGTCCACAGGTTGCTGGGTCCTATTGTCTGAGAAAGCCACCGAGGGGTTCACAACTTGAGAACAGTTGGGCTGTGCAGCAGATTCGGTGGGACTCTCTGGAGACATCATAATGAAGTTCTTCTGTTTTCTGCGAGATTCCCTGGGCTTACATTTCTCAACAGAACTGCATTCTGAAGATACTGGAGATAGGTTGTCATCATGAGACTGAACGATGCAAGCACTACTGTTCTCTTGAGGAAGTAAAGGAACAGACCGTGTCAGATTACTGCTTGTATTCCACAGGATACTTGATTTCATGAACTCTGAACAGGTTTTGGCTGCATGGAACATCTGCATATAACTAGCAGCAGCCAAGACATCAATAATGTTCTCTGTATTTATGGCAAGTGTAGCAGTATATGCATACTCCAGCAATGGAGAAAATCCACTGACAGTTACATGATTCAAATCCAAAATGCACTCATCTGTATTCGATTGGTTTACAAGTTTTGCCCTGAAGAATTCACTGCAAGCAGCAAGGACCACTTTGTGGGCCCTGAAGACCTTGTCTTGGACCCGAATTGTCACATCACAGAAATGCCCTTCGTTGCGTAATTTATTTAACTTTCCCAGAAGCTCCTGACTGTGGACTGGCGAGTTGTGTGTGAAAGTTTTTAGACCCATTATTGTTCCTCACTGTTAAAAACGTTGAAGTACCTGAAGGAAAGacatttacattttattttgcattttcaaATTCCATACAATCTCTAACACATTAATtagtctgtgtgagagagagagacagagagagagagagagagaaagagagacatacacacacacaccgaggCCCTGATCCAACATTTCAGCATATTTCTGTATGTTAAACAATGAAGGTAACAGGACTATTTCTATTGTTACAATGTCCTCATAATGTTTCTTTTGAGTTGCATGTAATTTTCCTAATTCCAGCAATGCACCCAAAATGAGAGTTAATTACTGTGGTCTCTTAGTTGTATTCAGGCAGTGGAGTCTGCATATACAGAAACCTCTGTTAATTGGATGTCACCTGGTCTGTAATTTAACGTAAATGCTCTGGCCTCTTGAGCTGTATTTATGCAGTAGGGTGTAGACATACACATCAAACAATTGGCTGTTTCTGGTCTGTAATTTACTCTAAAGCATGGCTTCAGGAAGACCACTGTTCCAAGCGGCGTTTTAAATTccatctacaatccatattcagatctgaaggtttGTTGCTGTTGAGATTAGTACTTGCTAATTCCAGAATATGCCCAAACACACCTAATTCTTCTAAAATCAATTTAATCTAATTACACCTGAATACAAAGGATTGTTCTATACAGCACAAGAAATTAAAATTCATTTTGAATATTTTAGGTTAGACTTTCAGGGTGAAGAACTATTCACGCTTGCTTTGCCTTTTAGCAGAAAGATTCCACTTCTTTTATACTTCCCTTCACCAGCTTATTTAAGAATGCAACAAATCTTTGTTCTATGCTAGTTAGTATTACCTGTGCTATTTAGTAATCAAACATTTACATGAGCACAATTAAATCCTAAATATTGTAATAATGAGAGAAGACAGTGCTACGTAAGTGACGACTGAATCCAAGtagttaaaacatagaacatagaatagtacagcacaggtccttcagcccacattgttgtgctgaccctcaaaccctgcctcccatataaacccccccaccttaaattcctccatatacgtgtctagtagtctcttaaacttcactagtgtatctgcctccaccactgactcaggtactGACAGTGAAATCTAGATGCAAGCCAGCCAATTACTATCCTAGTATACATAATGAATACAACACACAAGAAACTTCTGTTAACAGGCTGACTCCTCAgcttattttctccagtcctgctgaagggtctcagcccaaaacatcgactacactgttatccataaatgctgcctggactgctgagttcctccagcattttgcgtctgTTGCTTAGATTTTCACCATCTGCAAAACTTTTCTTGTTTGTCCATCAAGCTGAATTGTGATAGGTATGTTCAAATCATAAATAGAGAAGATTGACAGACTGGTCACCAGAAATTATGCAGATGTTCAAAAACGTTTAACTGAGTCAAAAACATTTATGCTGTTAAATTCACAAGTATTGTTCCTTTTGGAATACAGGATCAGAAGTTTAGTTAATATAGCTTCTTTATATGTACTTTCAAAAGTAATCGGAGCATATTACTTCTGTAGCTCCAAAGAAGCGGCTGTAGTGTCATGATTGAACTTGCCAGCCAGCAATTTTAGTTAAAGCTTTTGGTTTTGGTAGTAGTAAAGTTCTTACTGCTTAGTGGCGGTAGATCaagcaaaggagcagaagcagggCATAAATGGGATTTAGTTTTCAAATCAAGTTAACAACTTGAATTGCTACGGAACCATTCATGCACCTATTTCACTGCTTCAAATCTTTATAACTGCTTCATGTCTACGTTTACTGCTTGGAACTTTAACAGTGCTGATTGTTTGAAAGTGTGCAATATTAGAGTCTGCACCAATTCAGACCCTCTACACCGTACTGCTTCCAGGACTCTTCCACTGGCCCCTCAGATCTGCTCTGTTCTATCAATGTTATAAATGTTTTCACCTTCACATTTCATCCCATCAGAAATGTTACAGCAAAGGTGGCAGTAATTTGACCCAATGAAGTTACACACCTTTTTTGAAGGAATCAAGTTAATTCCATTCCTTGTAACCCTCAAGGAGCCTATCCAACTCACCATTGAAAGTTTTGATTGTATTTCCACACCCTCAAATCATAACCACACACTGTGCAACTCTATTCACTTTGGTAACTACCAACTCTGTCCAAACAGCACACAAATCAGAATGAGCAAAGGCTACTCCCATGCTCAGCTCGGAATTCACCAATAGTGCAGGGCAATGAATCACCAGAAATTGTTATCCAATATTCCGAAAAC of Mobula hypostoma chromosome Y, sMobHyp1.1, whole genome shotgun sequence contains these proteins:
- the LOC134341079 gene encoding zinc finger and BTB domain-containing protein 44-like isoform X2; protein product: MGLKTFTHNSPVHSQELLGKLNKLRNEGHFCDVTIRVQDKVFRAHKVVLAACSEFFRAKLVNQSNTDECILDLNHVTVSGFSPLLEYAYTATLAINTENIIDVLAAASYMQMFHAAKTCSEFMKSSILWNTSSNLTRSVPLLPQENSSACIVQSHDDNLSPVSSECSSVEKCKPRESRRKQKNFIMMSPESPTESAAQPNCSQVVNPSVAFSDNRTQQPVDSSLSFQWTHPVGAECRTLSEKAKSTESVRVVEQPINTEVTGRVPEYTACESTKATSPPILEDDVRIKVERLSDDEGHDLVSQPVSASQSSLSDHQTVPGSEQTQEDLLISPQSSSIGSVDEGVTEGLPTLQGTSNANNHPDDDDSGTERPCPNGPNKPFQCPTCGARFTRIQNLKQHMLIHSGIKPFQCDRCGKKFTRAYSLKMHRLKHEGKRCFRCQICSATFTSFGEYKHHMRVSRHIIRKPRIYECKTCGAMFTNSGNLIVHLRSLNHEASELASYFQSSDFIVPDYLKQEQEEALAHYDIEDSGFDNNSAVQMPVISQVSSTQNCDSAFPLGHLAGLMNKDDEIIEEQKTNGSDVNGILGVREDLHKRGSPEEGPHILYS
- the LOC134341079 gene encoding zinc finger and BTB domain-containing protein 44-like isoform X1, coding for MGLKTFTHNSPVHSQELLGKLNKLRNEGHFCDVTIRVQDKVFRAHKVVLAACSEFFRAKLVNQSNTDECILDLNHVTVSGFSPLLEYAYTATLAINTENIIDVLAAASYMQMFHAAKTCSEFMKSSILWNTSSNLTRSVPLLPQENSSACIVQSHDDNLSPVSSECSSVEKCKPRESRRKQKNFIMMSPESPTESAAQPNCSQVVNPSVAFSDNRTQQPVDSSLSFQWTHPVGAECRTLSEKAKSTESVRVVEQPINTEVTGRVPEYTACESTKATSPPILEDDVRIKVERLSDDEGHDLVSQPVSASQSSLSDHQTVPGSEQTQEDLLISPQSSSIGSVDEGVTEGLPTLQGTSNANNHPDDDDRLESGQYSYQLYINPSTSGTERPCPNGPNKPFQCPTCGARFTRIQNLKQHMLIHSGIKPFQCDRCGKKFTRAYSLKMHRLKHEGKRCFRCQICSATFTSFGEYKHHMRVSRHIIRKPRIYECKTCGAMFTNSGNLIVHLRSLNHEASELASYFQSSDFIVPDYLKQEQEEALAHYDIEDSGFDNNSAVQMPVISQVSSTQNCDSAFPLGHLAGLMNKDDEIIEEQKTNGSDVNGILGVREDLHKRGSPEEGPHILYS